A genomic region of Thunnus maccoyii chromosome 13, fThuMac1.1, whole genome shotgun sequence contains the following coding sequences:
- the grm5a gene encoding glutamate receptor, metabotropic 5a yields the protein MAGGVRRNTVMGRFGLYVRLLAVSIILGADLSWLGLKSRVGVNAQNNERRVLAHFPGDIIMGALFSVHHQPPADKVHERKCGAVREQYGIQRVEAMMHTLDRINADPTILPNITLGCEIRDSCWHSAVALEQSIEFIRDTLVSSEEEESQGRCTAEAGSLLVQGKKPIVGLIGPGSSSVAIQVQNLLQLFNIPQIAYSATSMDLSDKSLYKYFMRVVPSDMQQARAMVDIVKRYNWSYVSAIHTEGNYGESGMEAFKDMAAKEGICIAHSDKIYSNAGEQGFDKLLQKLRVHLPKARVVACFCEGMTVRGILMAMRRQRLVGEFLLVGSDGWADRYDVTDGYQREAAGGITIKLKSAYVTWFDDYYLNLTPDANLRNPWFPEFWQHRFQCRLRGHPQENSMYNRTCTWRESLRHQYAQDTKMGFVINAIYSMAHGLHAMQQALCPGYKGLCENMRPIDGRKLLEFLMKTNFTGVSGETILFDENGDSPGRYEIMNFKHIGEDEYAYIHVGSWDQGGLKMNDEEIWSNNSDIIQSVCSEPCQKAQIKVIRKGEVSCCWTCTPCKDNEFVFDEYTCRACVLGSWPTDDLRGCEPIPVQYVRWGDPEPIAAVVFSCLGLMATLFVTSVFIKFWDTPVVKSSSRELCYIILAGICLGYLCTFSLIAKPHIVYCYLQRLGIGLSPAMSYSALVTKTNRIARILAGSKKKICTKKPRFMSACAQLVIAFLLILLQLGIIVALLIIEPPQVIYDYPSIREVHLICNLTTLGVVAPLGYNGLLILSCTFYAFKTRNVPANFNEAKYIAFTMYTTCIIWLAFVPIYFGSNYKIITMCFSVSLSATVALCCMFVPKVYIMLAKPEKNVRSAFTTSTVVRMHVGDAKKAATSGKPSSSMANLFRRRGSAQDTISSNGKSVTWAQNERAYRPNLWKRMSFHVKKKKEPVEVNQTAIIKPFSKGGDTPVDTGVKEQYEEPPVAQPFTCSPSQSPLPTISQHAVKAMGFQGGEDGEEVPTYIPDHPAGVRRRGGDNSPGVGLVDGGDISVISVGDIGMGMIGGQAQGTTIMDQISCVVNRFTANISELNTMMLPGGATISPTSTTALPAAVDAAACPPQYLTSRGRQAPSTVTTYAEVAAVSNFCENRPAGKIYEHLAGTCVSSRRAKDMEELVALTPPSPFRDSSLSSNSSSPASLSPASEAEYDQLLLRHYSQSSSSL from the exons ATGGCAGGAGGTGTGAGGAGGAACACAGTGATGGGGAGATTTGGGTTATATGTGAGGCTGTTGGCAGTGAGTATAATACTAGGAGCTGATCTGAGCTGGCTGGGCCTGAAATCACGGGTTGGGGTCAACGCCCAGAACAATGAGAGAAGGGTATTGGCACATTTCcctggtgacatcatcatggGAGCACTGTTCTCTGTTCACCACCAACCACCTGCAGACAAG GTCCATGAGCGAAAGTGCGGTGCGGTGCGTGAGCAGTATGGGATCCAGAGAGTGGAGGCCATGATGCATACTCTGGATCGAATTAATGCAGACCCCACTATCCTGCCAAATATCACCCTGGGCTGTGAGATCAG GGACTCATGCTGGCACTCTGCAGTGGCACTGGAGCAGAGTATCGAGTTTATTCGGGACACACTGGTGTCcagtgaagaggaagagagccAGGGCAGATGCACTGCAGAGGCGGGGAGCTTGCTGGTTCAGGGGAAGAAGCCCATTGTCGGACTGATTGGACCAGGATCCAGCTCAGTGGCCATCCAGGTGCAAAATCTCCTACAGCTCTTCAACATCCCACAGATAGCCTACTCAGCCACCAGCATGGATCTCAGTGACAAG AGCTTGTATAAATATTTCATGAGGGTGGTGCCGTCAGATATGCAACAGGCCAGAGCCATGGTGGACATTGTCAAGAGGTACAACTGGAGCTATGTGTCTGCAATACACACAGAGG GTAATTATGGTGAGAGTGGTATGGAGGCATTTAAAGACATGGCAGCGAAGGAGGGGATCTGCATCGCCCATTCTGACAAGATATACAGCAACGCAGGGGAGCAGGGCTTTGACAAACTGTTGCAGAAACTACGAGTCCACTTGCCTAAAGCGAGGGTGGTGGCCTGCTTCTGCGAGGGCATGACGGTCCGAGGAATATTGATGGCCATGCGTCGACAACGCCTGGTGGGAGAATTTCTGCTGGTTGGAAG TGATGGCTGGGCAGACAGATATGATGTGACTGATGGCTACCAGAGGGAGGCAGCTGGTGGAATCACCATAAAGCTAAAGTCAGCATATGTGACCTGGTTCGATGATTATTACCTGAACCTGACGCCTGATGCCAACTTGAGGAACCCCTGGTTCCCTGAATTCTGGCAGCACCGCTTCCAGTGCAGGTTGAGGGGACACCCACAGGAGAACAGCATGTACAACCGCACCTGCACCT GGAGAGAGTCTCTGCGCCATCAATATGCCCAAGACACCAAGATGGGCTTTGTCATAAATGCCATCTATTCCATGGCTCACGGCTTGCATGCCATGCAGCAAGCCCTCTGTCCGGGATATAAG GGTTTGTGCGAGAACATGCGGCCTATTGATGGCCGCAAGCTGCTGGAATTTTTGATGAAAACTAACTTTACCGGTGTGTCTGGGGAGACCATCCTTTTTGACGAGAATGGTGACTCACCTGGCAG GTATGAAATCATGAACTTCAAGCACATAGGCGAGGATGAGTACGCTTACATTCATGTGGGAAGCTGGGATCAAGGTGGCCTGAAGATGAACGATGAGGAAATCTGGAGTAACAACAGTGACATCATCCAGTCAGTCTGCTCTGAGCCCTGCCAGAAGGCACAGATCAAG GTGATCCGTAAAGGGGAGGTGAGCTGCTGTTGGACCTGTACTCCATGCAAGGATAATGAGTTTGTGTTTGATGAGTACACTTGTCGAGCCTGTGTCCTGGGCTCCTGGCCTACAGATGATCTGCGTG GTTGTGAGCCAATCCCGGTGCAGTATGTTCGTTGGGGGGATCCAGAGCCCATCGCTGCAGTGGTCTTCTCCTGTCTGGGCCTCATGGCTACACTTTTTGTTACATCTGTCTTCATCAA ATTTTGGGACACCCCTGTGGTCAAGTCATCCAGTCGTGAGCTATGCTACATCATCCTGGCTGGAATCTGTCTGGGCTACTTGTGCACCTTCAGTCTTATTGCCAAGCCCCACATAGTCTACTGCTACCTCCAGCGGCTGGGAATAGGCCTGTCCCCTGCCATGAGCTACTCGGCTCTGGTCACCAAG ACCAACCGTATAGCACGGATCCTGGCAGGCAGCAAGAAGAAGATCTGCACCAAGAAACCACGCTTTATGTCCGCCTGCGCACAATTGGTCATCGCCTTCCTACTCATACTGCTGCAGCTGGGGATTATTGTGGCACTTCTTATCATTGAGCCaccacag GTGATCTATGACTACCCCAGTATCCGTGAGGTACACTTGATCTGTAACTTGACCACTCTGGGGGTGGTGGCGCCGCTGGGCTACAATGGCCTTCTTATCCTCAGCTGCACTTTCTACGCCTTCAAG ACTCGTAATGTTCCTGCCAATTTTAATGAGGCCAAGTATATTGCCTTTACCATGTATACCACCTGTATTATCTGGTTGGCCTTTGTTCCTATTTACTTTGGATCCAATTACAAGATTATAACCATGTGCTTTAGTGTCAGCCTCAGTGCTACAGTGGCTCTTTGCTGCATGTTTGTCCCAAAG GTGTACATCATGCTCGCCAAGCCTGAAAAAAATGTCCGCAGTGCTTTCACAACATCCACAGTGGTGCGTATGCATGTAGGTGATGCCAAGAAAGCTGCCACCTCTGGAAAACCCTCTAGCAGCATGGCCAACTTGTTTCGACGTCGTGGCTCTGCGCAGGACACCATCAG CTCCAATGGGAAATCAGTCACATGGGCGCAGAATGAGCGCGCCTACAGACCAAACCTATGGAAGAGGATGTCATTCcatgtcaagaaaaaaaaggaaccaGTAGAAGTGAACCAGACAGCCATCATCAAGCCTTTCTCTAAAGGAGGAGACACACCTGTGGACACTGGTGTCAAAGAGCAGTATGAAGAGCCACCGGTGGCTCAGCCCTTTACTTGCTCCCCCTCTCAATCACCCCTGCCCACCATCAGCCAGCATGCAGTGAAGGCAATGGGTTTCCagggaggagaagatggagaggaggtaCCCACCTACATACCTGATCACCCTGCTGGGGTCAGAAGGAGAGGTGGGGACAACAGCCCAGGTGTTGGTCTAGTGGATGGTGGGGACATTAGTGTCATAAGTGTGGGTGACATCGGCATGGGGATGATTGGCGGCCAAGCTCAGGGCACCACCATTATGGACCAAATCAGCTGTGTGGTGAACCGTTTCACTGCCAACATCAGTGAGCTTAACACCATGATGCTGCCAGGAGGAGCCACCATCAGCCCCACCTCCACCACTGCCCTGCCTGCAGCCGTAGATGCCGCCGCCTGCCCACCGCAGTACCTTACATCCAGGGGCAGACAGGCTCCCTCCACTGTTACCACATATGCTGAGGTAGCAGCCGTCTCCAACTTCTGCGAGAATCGTCCAGCAGGTAAGATTTATGAGCACCTGGCGGGGACTTGCGTGAGTAGCAGACGAGCAAAGGATATGGAGGAGCTGGTGGCTCTGACGCCTCCTTCCCCATTTAGAGACTCATCTCTGAGCTCCAACAGCAGCTCACCTGCCTCACTGTCCCCGGCCTCTGAGGCCGAGTACgaccagctgctgctgagacACTACAGCCAGAGCTCCTCCTCTCTCTAA
- the LOC121909715 gene encoding tyrosinase-like — MWTLIIVSFMLRFVPCYQQFPRLCATREALLTKECCPTWEGDGSPCGASSGRGFCQDVEVPDLPDGPQYPFSGLDDREKWPMVFYNRTCQCVGNFMGFNCADCKFGYFGVNCNERRESLRRNIFHLSRSERIRLVSYLNLAKQTVSPDYVVATGTYQEMENGSNPMFADVSVYDVFVWIHYYVSRNALLGGPGNVWTDVDFAHWAPAFLPWHRLYLLHWEHEIRKLTRDMSFTIPYWDWRDAQGCDVCTDELMGARSPQDPSLLSPGSVFSSWRVLCSQAEAYNNRGVLCDARGEGPLRRNPGNHNRNLVERIPTSAEVEFTLSLTNYDTGAMDRSANMSFRNTLEGFGDPQTGLGSSSRLGMHAALHVFMNGSMSSVQGSANDPIFLLHHAFVDSIYEQWLRRHRPSPSQYPESNAPIGHNSEYHMVPFLPLHRNREYFISSKDLGYEYSYLLDANQRLAESVRPYLEELQIVWPWLLLAGLCGGIVAMAIAAVVITAKRRYRGSPWLHVGSWKNVFALPERQPLILSCDTGETKHRNYQTTM; from the exons ATGTGGACATTGATAATCGTCAGTTTCATGCTGCGTTTCGTACCCTGCTATCAGCAATTCCCTCGTCTGTGTGCCACCCGGGAAGCCTTGCTCACCAAAGAGTGCTGCCCGACTTGGGAAGGGGATGGCTCGCCCTGCGGAGCCAGCTCCGGCCGGGGCTTCTGCCAGGATGTGGAGGTGCCGGACCTTCCTGACGGGCCGCAGTACCCCTTCTCTGGGTTGGACGACAGGGAGAAGTGGCCCATGGTTTTTTACAACCGGACGTGCCAGTGCGTAGGGAACTTCATGGGTTTCAACTGTGCGGACTGTAAGTTTGGCTACTTTGGGGTGAACTGCAATGAGAGAAGAGAGTCTCTCAGGAGAAACATATTTCACCTGTCAAGGTCCGAGAGGATCAGACTTGTGTCTTACCTGAACTTGGCCAAGCAGACAGTCAGCCCGGACTATGTTGTGGCTACGGGGACTTACCAGGAGATGGAGAACGGCTCCAACCCGATGTTCGCAGACGTGTCTGtgtatgatgtgtttgtgtggatacATTATTATGTGTCCCGGAACGCGCTGTTAGGCGGGCCGGGGAATGTGTGGACCGATGTAGACTTTGCCCACTGGGCCCCTGCGTTTCTCCCGTGGCACCGCCTATACCTGCTGCACTGGGAGCACGAGATTAGGAAGCTGACCAGAGATATGAGTTTCACCATCCCGTACTGGGACTGGAGGGATGCCCAGGGCTGTGACGTGTGCACAGACGAACTGATGGGGGCCCGGAGCCCACAAGACCCCAGTCTTCTCAGTCCAGGCTCGGTCTTCTCTTCTTGGAGG GTTCTGTGCTCCCAAGCAGAGGCCTATAATAACAGAGGTGTCCTATGCGATGCCAGGGGAGAAGGCCCGCTCCGACGTAACCCTGGAAACCACAATCGCAACTTGGTTGAACGAATACCAACTTCTGCAGAGGTGGAGTTCACTCTCAGCCTGACCAACTATGACACCGGAGCCATGGACCGAAGTGCCAACATGAGCTTCAGGAACACTCTGGAAG GATTTGGGGATCCTCAGACTGGGTTAGGAAGCAGTTCTCGTTTGGGCATGCATGCTGCTCTCCATGTGTTCATGAATGGATCCATGTCATCAGTGCAGGGTTCTGCAAATGACCCCATATTCCTTCTCCATCATGCTTTTGTTGACAG CATCTATGAGCAGTGGCTCAGAAGACACAGACCATCTCCATCCCAATACCCAGAGTCTAATGCTCCTATAGGGCACAACAGCGAATACCACATGGTTCCCTTCCTGCCCCTCCACAGAAACAGAGAATACTTCATATCCAGCAAAGACCTGGGATATGAATACTCCTATCTGCTAGATGCTA ATCAGAGGCTAGCAGAATCCGTGCGTCCCTacctggaggagctgcagaTTGTGTGGCCCTGGCTGCTGCTTGCAGGGCTCTGCGGAGGAATTGTAGCAATGGCCATAGCTGCTGTGGTCATAACTGCAAAACGGCGATACCGTGGGTCACCTTGGCTGCATGTGGGGAGttggaaaaatgtgtttgctCTCCCAGAAAGACAGCCACTTATCTTGAGCTGTGACACAGGGGAAACCAAGCACCGTAACTACCAAACAACTATGTGA
- the chordc1b gene encoding cysteine and histidine-rich domain-containing protein 1 yields MSVLCYNKGCGQRFDPENNPDDVCTYHPGVPVFHDALKGWSCCKRRTTDFSDFLSIAGCTKGPHNKEKPPEPVKPDVTSSGEKKDTNEQKPKFNEYIISAPKPQEAIHRPSPDEPMVRLQHKVSASLKQALEKLKLSENSEEKKEEDSDEIKIGTSCKNGGCSKSFNGPASDSDVCLYHSGFPIFHEGMKYWSCCKRKTSDFNTFLSQEGCTKGTHLWRKKDEGKKVVPCRFDWHQTGTQVIISIYAKNAVPELSYVDANSTTLNIHVIFEGEKEFEQKISLWGVIDVSKSIVNMMAAKIEVAMKKSESMSWARLDLPPPVIPPKENEKKKEEAESEEEDE; encoded by the exons ATGTCTGCACTTATCATCCAGGAGTCCCGGTATTCCACGATGCACTGAAG GGATGGTCCTGTTGCAAGAGAAGAACTACTGACTTCTCAGACTTCCTCAGCATTGCA GGCTGTACAAAAGGTCCCCACAACAAAGAGAAGCCCCCTGAGCCGGTGAAACCAGATGTGACATCGtcaggagaaaagaaagacacaaatgaacaaaaaccaAAGTTTAATGAGTACATCATCTCCGCACCAAAGCCTCAGGAGGCGATACACAGACCAAG TCCTGATGAACCGATGGTGAGATTGCAGCATAAAGTCTCTGCTTCTCTGAAGCAGGCTCTGGAGAAACTGAAGCTGTCTGAAAATTCGGAAGAGAAAAAGG AGGAAGATAGCGACGAGATCAAGATTGGAACATCCTGTAAAAATGGAGGATGCTCTAAA AGTTTTAATGGACCTGCAAGCGATTCGGATGTGTGCTTATACCACTCTGGATTTCCTATCTTCCATGAAGG GATGAAATACTGGAGCTGCTGTAAGAGGAAAACCTCAGACTTTAACACCTTCCTCTCTCAAGAGGGCTGTACCAAGGGAACACATCTATGGAGGAAAAAAGATGAG GGTAAGAAAGTGGTTCCATGTCGATTTGACTGGCATCAGACTGGGACACAGGTCATCATCTCTATCTACGCTAAGAATGCTGTCCCGGAGCTGAGCTACGTGGATGCAAACAGCACTACA ctcaacATCCATGTTATATTTGAGGGAGAGAAGGAATTTGAGCAGAAAATCAGCTTGTGGGGA GTGATAGATGTGAGTAAGAGTATAGTGAACATGATGGCAGCCAAGATCGAAGTAGCCATGAAGAAGTCTGAATCTATGTCGTGGGCTCGCTTGGACCTTCCTCCCCCCGTCATCCCGCCCAAGGAGAAcgagaagaaaaaagaggaggcTGAGAGCGAGGAGgaagatgaatga